A window of Argopecten irradians isolate NY chromosome 1, Ai_NY, whole genome shotgun sequence contains these coding sequences:
- the LOC138306391 gene encoding adhesion G protein-coupled receptor L4-like isoform X1: MTFLRKWLIFIGMAAVNALDCPQGDNGIFHKYKVAQEGSSLTMTCFFLVSADCGPISWEWDPDQPIVPSSRIQIHDVTNSTGLYSSLYINPVSRRDAGWKFCFVRSGAAFSTELFVNPLPVLEMTPLFKAAEEGTNVIITCKITNYYSRIHPVTFKWCRGSNLIPNNAHHDVNGISTLHLVSVTFEDSGEYRCGLQGYDGECSNMTHVMRLEVYSKTGTTFCKEEIDINTGLTWTSTPAGTTTTQPCGLPSYTGTTRRVCGVDGVWGVPVTIECVRQEISSALDDLIYLETTPGNTETVLENVISGISNVTDTVTLTSGDLKTTTAVLEKIVNIITETTENVSVSEKKFVGIIDDILSGEYKNAWTEVNDQSLDPIVGHLMKIVEGFGSAVGPSLTIDRPIVVNGDNLDLKFSRLNVTSPKITFYPEKTINGSDVGVSLNPDSVLEGNITYTAVYYRTISNLLPQSENHHGHPEVASEVIALSIGSQKDMRHLTSPVILTFDTEKLKQTNNLSGDLRTRCVFWDFETKQSPAWSSDGCRLVNDSCHCDHLTNFAVLMSPILVLDDLVLISLEKISIIGCSISVAGTVLTILTYLVLWRHVKNDRGRLLLNLCVALTAAYVLFLTGIDRTENDALCTTVAALLHYFFLATFCLMLAEGIMLLMSVTVVFYSKSKLKLLLIMGWGVPAVIVGITIWITHGEEYHSQYHCWLTISNGVLYSFVGPAVTIIIINTAIIFRVQKAIYSSHFIVTKTQRQKILTGVRSVSILLPVLGVTWLFGILAVNADFILFQYVFAIANSLQGFFIFLSYCVFSGPVQRAIKRKIKMLTLSAFSSKDDNKLQIIKTKPTHFSAQKNVLTNGVPTPFKKAISYQQANAIRRYNSFTAFPNKNFG, translated from the exons ATGACGTTTCTCCGAAAATGGCTGATTTTTATTGGGATGGCTGCAGTCAACGCTTTAG ATTGTCCCCAAGGAGATAATGGTATTTTCCATAAGTATAAAGTTGCACAGGAAGGCAGTAGTCTGACGATGACTTGTTTTTTTCTCGTGTCTGCTGACTGTGGACCAATATCATGGGAATGGGATCCAGACCAACCAATTGTACCATCGTCTAGGATACAGATACATGACGTTACCAATAGTACAGGGCTGTATTCTTCACTTTACATCAATCCGGTATCCAGACGAGACGCCG GTTGGAAATTTTGCTTTGTTCGAAGCGGAGCAGCGTTTTCTACGGAGCTTTTTGTAAATCCATTGCCTGTGTTAGAAATGACCCCTTTGTTCAAGGCCGCAGAAGAAGGAACTAACGTCATTATAACttgtaaaattacaaattattactcTCGAATCCACCCTGTCACATTCAAGTGGTGTCGTGGTTCCAATTTAATTCCAA ATAATGCACACCATGATGTAAATGGCATTTCAACGCTTCACTTGGTAAGCGTTACATTTGAGGACAGTGGAGAATACAGATGCGGTCTACAAGGCTACGACGGCGAATGCTCAAACATGACTCACGTCATGAGATTAGAAGTATATAGCAAAACAG gaACAACATTTTGTAAAGAAGAAATTGATATCAATACGGGCCTTACTTGGACGTCAACACCTGCTGGAACGACAACTACACAACCATGTGGTCTTCCTAGCTATACAG GTACTACACGGCGTGTGTGTGGAGTGGATGGTGTGTGGGGTGTACCCGTCACAATAGAATGTGTCAGACAGGAGATCAGCTCGGCACTGGATGAC CTTATATATCTCGAGACTACACCCGGAAATACAGAAACAGTCCTTGAGAATGTCATATCCGGTATATCAAATGTAACCGACACCGTCACATTGACCTCTGGTGACCTCAAAACTACAACAGCAGTCCTAGAAAAGATAGTGAATATTATAACAGAGACTACTGAAAATGTCAGCGTCAGTGAGAAG AAATTTGTCGGTATCATCGACGACATTCTGTCAGGAGAATATAAGAACGCTTGGACTGAAGTAAATGATCAG AGTTTGGATCCTATAGTTGGCCACCTGATGAAAATTGTTGAGGGCTTTGGATCTGCTGTCGGTCCGTCACTCACTATAGATCGTCCAATAGTAGTGAACGGGGATAATCTGG ATTTGAAGTTCAGTAGACTGAATGTAACATCACCCAAAATAACGTTCTATCCGGAAAAAACAATAAACGGTTCTGATGTTGGTGTTTCCCTGAACCCTGACTCAGTACTGGAAG GAAATATCACCTACACGGCTGTCTATTACAGAACGATTTCCAACCTGCTGCCACAAAGtgaaaa CCATCATGGGCATCCTGAAGTAGCTTCCGAGGTTATCGCCCTTTCTATTGGATCCCAGAAGGACATGCGACATCTGACATCACCTGTTATTCTTACCTTTGATACAGAAAAGTTAAAACAAACG AATAACCTTTCTGGGGATCTGAGGACGAGGTGTGTGTTCTGGGATTTCGAAACAAAACA GTCCCCGGCCTGGTCCAGTGATGGGTGCAGACTAGTAAACGACAGCTGTCACTGTGATCACCTCACTAACTTCGCCGTACTTATGAGTCCAATACTAGTTCTG GATGACCTGGTACTGATCAGCTTGGAAAAAATCTCCATAATTGGCTGTAGTATATCGGTGGCGGGAACAGTCTTGaccatactgacctacctagtgttgtggag GCATGTGAAGAATGACCGGGGTCGGTTACTACTCAATCTTTGTGTAGCTTTGACTGCAGCATATGTGTTGTTCTTAACTGGTATAGACAGGACAGAAAATGAT GCCCTTTGTACCACAGTAGCAGCACTGTTGCACTATTTCTTTCTGGCAACATTTTGCCTGATGCTGGCGGAAGGGATTATGCTTCTGATGTCAGTGACAGTTGTTTTTTATTCCAAATCCAAACTTAAATTGCTTCTTATAATGGGATGGG gTGTACCGGCAGTTATAGTGGGTATTACGATATGGATAACACACGGAGAGGAATACCACTCGCAGTACCA ttgTTGGCTTACCATATCGAACGGTGTTCTGTATTCGTTTGTGGGTCCAGCGGTAACGATCATTATT atTAATACTGCGATTATTTTTCGTGTCCAAAAGGCTATATATTCTTCACATTTCATCGTTACGAAAACGCAAAGACAGAAGATTTT AACTGGTGTAAGAAGCGTATCTATATTACTTCCGGTGTTAGGGGTCACGTGGTTGTTTGGAATACTAGCAGTGAATGCCGACTTTATCCTGTTCCAGTATGTGTTTGCGATTGCTAACTCATTACAG GGCTTCTTCATATTCCTGTCTTACTGCGTATTTAGTGGCCCG GTCCAAAGAGCAAtcaaaaggaaaataaagaTGCTAACACTCAGTGCTTTCTCTTCCAAAGACGATAACAAGCTACAG ATAATCAAAACAAAGCCTACTCATTTCTCGGCACAGAAAAACG TACTGACTAATGGGGTTCCAACACCGTTCAAAAAAGCAATAAGCTATCAACAG GCAAACGCAATCAGACGATATAATTCATTTACTGCTTTTCCTAACAAGAACTTTGGATAA
- the LOC138306391 gene encoding adhesion G protein-coupled receptor B1-like isoform X3, whose product MTFLRKWLIFIGMAAVNALDCPQGDNGIFHKYKVAQEGSSLTMTCFFLVSADCGPISWEWDPDQPIVPSSRIQIHDVTNSTGLYSSLYINPVSRRDADNAHHDVNGISTLHLVSVTFEDSGEYRCGLQGYDGECSNMTHVMRLEVYSKTGTTFCKEEIDINTGLTWTSTPAGTTTTQPCGLPSYTGTTRRVCGVDGVWGVPVTIECVRQEISSALDDLIYLETTPGNTETVLENVISGISNVTDTVTLTSGDLKTTTAVLEKIVNIITETTENVSVSEKKFVGIIDDILSGEYKNAWTEVNDQSLDPIVGHLMKIVEGFGSAVGPSLTIDRPIVVNGDNLDLKFSRLNVTSPKITFYPEKTINGSDVGVSLNPDSVLEGNITYTAVYYRTISNLLPQSENHHGHPEVASEVIALSIGSQKDMRHLTSPVILTFDTEKLKQTNNLSGDLRTRCVFWDFETKQSPAWSSDGCRLVNDSCHCDHLTNFAVLMSPILVLDDLVLISLEKISIIGCSISVAGTVLTILTYLVLWRHVKNDRGRLLLNLCVALTAAYVLFLTGIDRTENDALCTTVAALLHYFFLATFCLMLAEGIMLLMSVTVVFYSKSKLKLLLIMGWGVPAVIVGITIWITHGEEYHSQYHCWLTISNGVLYSFVGPAVTIIIINTAIIFRVQKAIYSSHFIVTKTQRQKILTGVRSVSILLPVLGVTWLFGILAVNADFILFQYVFAIANSLQGFFIFLSYCVFSGPVQRAIKRKIKMLTLSAFSSKDDNKLQIIKTKPTHFSAQKNVLTNGVPTPFKKAISYQQANAIRRYNSFTAFPNKNFG is encoded by the exons ATGACGTTTCTCCGAAAATGGCTGATTTTTATTGGGATGGCTGCAGTCAACGCTTTAG ATTGTCCCCAAGGAGATAATGGTATTTTCCATAAGTATAAAGTTGCACAGGAAGGCAGTAGTCTGACGATGACTTGTTTTTTTCTCGTGTCTGCTGACTGTGGACCAATATCATGGGAATGGGATCCAGACCAACCAATTGTACCATCGTCTAGGATACAGATACATGACGTTACCAATAGTACAGGGCTGTATTCTTCACTTTACATCAATCCGGTATCCAGACGAGACGCCG ATAATGCACACCATGATGTAAATGGCATTTCAACGCTTCACTTGGTAAGCGTTACATTTGAGGACAGTGGAGAATACAGATGCGGTCTACAAGGCTACGACGGCGAATGCTCAAACATGACTCACGTCATGAGATTAGAAGTATATAGCAAAACAG gaACAACATTTTGTAAAGAAGAAATTGATATCAATACGGGCCTTACTTGGACGTCAACACCTGCTGGAACGACAACTACACAACCATGTGGTCTTCCTAGCTATACAG GTACTACACGGCGTGTGTGTGGAGTGGATGGTGTGTGGGGTGTACCCGTCACAATAGAATGTGTCAGACAGGAGATCAGCTCGGCACTGGATGAC CTTATATATCTCGAGACTACACCCGGAAATACAGAAACAGTCCTTGAGAATGTCATATCCGGTATATCAAATGTAACCGACACCGTCACATTGACCTCTGGTGACCTCAAAACTACAACAGCAGTCCTAGAAAAGATAGTGAATATTATAACAGAGACTACTGAAAATGTCAGCGTCAGTGAGAAG AAATTTGTCGGTATCATCGACGACATTCTGTCAGGAGAATATAAGAACGCTTGGACTGAAGTAAATGATCAG AGTTTGGATCCTATAGTTGGCCACCTGATGAAAATTGTTGAGGGCTTTGGATCTGCTGTCGGTCCGTCACTCACTATAGATCGTCCAATAGTAGTGAACGGGGATAATCTGG ATTTGAAGTTCAGTAGACTGAATGTAACATCACCCAAAATAACGTTCTATCCGGAAAAAACAATAAACGGTTCTGATGTTGGTGTTTCCCTGAACCCTGACTCAGTACTGGAAG GAAATATCACCTACACGGCTGTCTATTACAGAACGATTTCCAACCTGCTGCCACAAAGtgaaaa CCATCATGGGCATCCTGAAGTAGCTTCCGAGGTTATCGCCCTTTCTATTGGATCCCAGAAGGACATGCGACATCTGACATCACCTGTTATTCTTACCTTTGATACAGAAAAGTTAAAACAAACG AATAACCTTTCTGGGGATCTGAGGACGAGGTGTGTGTTCTGGGATTTCGAAACAAAACA GTCCCCGGCCTGGTCCAGTGATGGGTGCAGACTAGTAAACGACAGCTGTCACTGTGATCACCTCACTAACTTCGCCGTACTTATGAGTCCAATACTAGTTCTG GATGACCTGGTACTGATCAGCTTGGAAAAAATCTCCATAATTGGCTGTAGTATATCGGTGGCGGGAACAGTCTTGaccatactgacctacctagtgttgtggag GCATGTGAAGAATGACCGGGGTCGGTTACTACTCAATCTTTGTGTAGCTTTGACTGCAGCATATGTGTTGTTCTTAACTGGTATAGACAGGACAGAAAATGAT GCCCTTTGTACCACAGTAGCAGCACTGTTGCACTATTTCTTTCTGGCAACATTTTGCCTGATGCTGGCGGAAGGGATTATGCTTCTGATGTCAGTGACAGTTGTTTTTTATTCCAAATCCAAACTTAAATTGCTTCTTATAATGGGATGGG gTGTACCGGCAGTTATAGTGGGTATTACGATATGGATAACACACGGAGAGGAATACCACTCGCAGTACCA ttgTTGGCTTACCATATCGAACGGTGTTCTGTATTCGTTTGTGGGTCCAGCGGTAACGATCATTATT atTAATACTGCGATTATTTTTCGTGTCCAAAAGGCTATATATTCTTCACATTTCATCGTTACGAAAACGCAAAGACAGAAGATTTT AACTGGTGTAAGAAGCGTATCTATATTACTTCCGGTGTTAGGGGTCACGTGGTTGTTTGGAATACTAGCAGTGAATGCCGACTTTATCCTGTTCCAGTATGTGTTTGCGATTGCTAACTCATTACAG GGCTTCTTCATATTCCTGTCTTACTGCGTATTTAGTGGCCCG GTCCAAAGAGCAAtcaaaaggaaaataaagaTGCTAACACTCAGTGCTTTCTCTTCCAAAGACGATAACAAGCTACAG ATAATCAAAACAAAGCCTACTCATTTCTCGGCACAGAAAAACG TACTGACTAATGGGGTTCCAACACCGTTCAAAAAAGCAATAAGCTATCAACAG GCAAACGCAATCAGACGATATAATTCATTTACTGCTTTTCCTAACAAGAACTTTGGATAA
- the LOC138306391 gene encoding adhesion G protein-coupled receptor L4-like isoform X2, whose translation MTFLRKWLIFIGMAAVNALDCPQGDNGIFHKYKVAQEGSSLTMTCFFLVSADCGPISWEWDPDQPIVPSSRIQIHDVTNSTGLYSSLYINPVSRRDAGWKFCFVRSGAAFSTELFVNPLPVLEMTPLFKAAEEGTNVIITCKITNYYSRIHPVTFKWCRGSNLIPNNAHHDVNGISTLHLVSVTFEDSGEYRCGLQGYDGECSNMTHVMRLEVYSKTGTTFCKEEIDINTGLTWTSTPAGTTTTQPCGLPSYTGTTRRVCGVDGVWGVPVTIECVRQEISSALDDLIYLETTPGNTETVLENVISGISNVTDTVTLTSGDLKTTTAVLEKIVNIITETTENVSVSEKKFVGIIDDILSGEYKNAWTEVNDQSLDPIVGHLMKIVEGFGSAVGPSLTIDRPIVVNGDNLDLKFSRLNVTSPKITFYPEKTINGSDVGVSLNPDSVLEGNITYTAVYYRTISNLLPQSENHHGHPEVASEVIALSIGSQKDMRHLTSPVILTFDTEKLKQTNNLSGDLRTRCVFWDFETKQSPAWSSDGCRLVNDSCHCDHLTNFAVLMSPILVLDDLVLISLEKISIIGCSISVAGTVLTILTYLVLWRHVKNDRGRLLLNLCVALTAAYVLFLTGIDRTENDALCTTVAALLHYFFLATFCLMLAEGIMLLMSVTVVFYSKSKLKLLLIMGWGVPAVIVGITIWITHGEEYHSQYHCWLTISNGVLYSFVGPAVTIIIINTAIIFRVQKAIYSSHFIVTKTQRQKILTGVRSVSILLPVLGVTWLFGILAVNADFILFQYVFAIANSLQGFFIFLSYCVFSGPVQRAIKRKIKMLTLSAFSSKDDNKLQIIKTKPTHFSAQKNGG comes from the exons ATGACGTTTCTCCGAAAATGGCTGATTTTTATTGGGATGGCTGCAGTCAACGCTTTAG ATTGTCCCCAAGGAGATAATGGTATTTTCCATAAGTATAAAGTTGCACAGGAAGGCAGTAGTCTGACGATGACTTGTTTTTTTCTCGTGTCTGCTGACTGTGGACCAATATCATGGGAATGGGATCCAGACCAACCAATTGTACCATCGTCTAGGATACAGATACATGACGTTACCAATAGTACAGGGCTGTATTCTTCACTTTACATCAATCCGGTATCCAGACGAGACGCCG GTTGGAAATTTTGCTTTGTTCGAAGCGGAGCAGCGTTTTCTACGGAGCTTTTTGTAAATCCATTGCCTGTGTTAGAAATGACCCCTTTGTTCAAGGCCGCAGAAGAAGGAACTAACGTCATTATAACttgtaaaattacaaattattactcTCGAATCCACCCTGTCACATTCAAGTGGTGTCGTGGTTCCAATTTAATTCCAA ATAATGCACACCATGATGTAAATGGCATTTCAACGCTTCACTTGGTAAGCGTTACATTTGAGGACAGTGGAGAATACAGATGCGGTCTACAAGGCTACGACGGCGAATGCTCAAACATGACTCACGTCATGAGATTAGAAGTATATAGCAAAACAG gaACAACATTTTGTAAAGAAGAAATTGATATCAATACGGGCCTTACTTGGACGTCAACACCTGCTGGAACGACAACTACACAACCATGTGGTCTTCCTAGCTATACAG GTACTACACGGCGTGTGTGTGGAGTGGATGGTGTGTGGGGTGTACCCGTCACAATAGAATGTGTCAGACAGGAGATCAGCTCGGCACTGGATGAC CTTATATATCTCGAGACTACACCCGGAAATACAGAAACAGTCCTTGAGAATGTCATATCCGGTATATCAAATGTAACCGACACCGTCACATTGACCTCTGGTGACCTCAAAACTACAACAGCAGTCCTAGAAAAGATAGTGAATATTATAACAGAGACTACTGAAAATGTCAGCGTCAGTGAGAAG AAATTTGTCGGTATCATCGACGACATTCTGTCAGGAGAATATAAGAACGCTTGGACTGAAGTAAATGATCAG AGTTTGGATCCTATAGTTGGCCACCTGATGAAAATTGTTGAGGGCTTTGGATCTGCTGTCGGTCCGTCACTCACTATAGATCGTCCAATAGTAGTGAACGGGGATAATCTGG ATTTGAAGTTCAGTAGACTGAATGTAACATCACCCAAAATAACGTTCTATCCGGAAAAAACAATAAACGGTTCTGATGTTGGTGTTTCCCTGAACCCTGACTCAGTACTGGAAG GAAATATCACCTACACGGCTGTCTATTACAGAACGATTTCCAACCTGCTGCCACAAAGtgaaaa CCATCATGGGCATCCTGAAGTAGCTTCCGAGGTTATCGCCCTTTCTATTGGATCCCAGAAGGACATGCGACATCTGACATCACCTGTTATTCTTACCTTTGATACAGAAAAGTTAAAACAAACG AATAACCTTTCTGGGGATCTGAGGACGAGGTGTGTGTTCTGGGATTTCGAAACAAAACA GTCCCCGGCCTGGTCCAGTGATGGGTGCAGACTAGTAAACGACAGCTGTCACTGTGATCACCTCACTAACTTCGCCGTACTTATGAGTCCAATACTAGTTCTG GATGACCTGGTACTGATCAGCTTGGAAAAAATCTCCATAATTGGCTGTAGTATATCGGTGGCGGGAACAGTCTTGaccatactgacctacctagtgttgtggag GCATGTGAAGAATGACCGGGGTCGGTTACTACTCAATCTTTGTGTAGCTTTGACTGCAGCATATGTGTTGTTCTTAACTGGTATAGACAGGACAGAAAATGAT GCCCTTTGTACCACAGTAGCAGCACTGTTGCACTATTTCTTTCTGGCAACATTTTGCCTGATGCTGGCGGAAGGGATTATGCTTCTGATGTCAGTGACAGTTGTTTTTTATTCCAAATCCAAACTTAAATTGCTTCTTATAATGGGATGGG gTGTACCGGCAGTTATAGTGGGTATTACGATATGGATAACACACGGAGAGGAATACCACTCGCAGTACCA ttgTTGGCTTACCATATCGAACGGTGTTCTGTATTCGTTTGTGGGTCCAGCGGTAACGATCATTATT atTAATACTGCGATTATTTTTCGTGTCCAAAAGGCTATATATTCTTCACATTTCATCGTTACGAAAACGCAAAGACAGAAGATTTT AACTGGTGTAAGAAGCGTATCTATATTACTTCCGGTGTTAGGGGTCACGTGGTTGTTTGGAATACTAGCAGTGAATGCCGACTTTATCCTGTTCCAGTATGTGTTTGCGATTGCTAACTCATTACAG GGCTTCTTCATATTCCTGTCTTACTGCGTATTTAGTGGCCCG GTCCAAAGAGCAAtcaaaaggaaaataaagaTGCTAACACTCAGTGCTTTCTCTTCCAAAGACGATAACAAGCTACAG ATAATCAAAACAAAGCCTACTCATTTCTCGGCACAGAAAAACG GTGGGTAA